TCTGAGACCGTGGTGGAGGAGCGACCCCAAGCCTCTGGGGAAGATGAACGGTTCGATGGATAAGAAGGCCTCATGTGTGAGCGAGGATGTTGAGGCTAGCGTACCCATGCTGCAACGAACAAAGTCCAGAATTGAACAAGGAATTGTAGATCGCTCTGAAACTGGGGTTTTGGATAAAAAGGAAGGGGAGCAGGCCAAAGCTctttttgagaaggtgaagaagTTCAGGATCCACGTAGAGGAGGGTGACATAGTATACCGTCTTTATATACGTCAGACCATCATCAAAGTAATCAAGTTTGTACTGATAATTAGCTACACAGCCTACTATGTGCGCTACATCAGGTTCAGTGTAGTGTGCACAGTGAACATACAGAAATTAACAGGGTACAGCACGTTCTATTGTGCTCACCCGTTAGCCACTCTTTTCAAGATTTTGGCCTGTTTCTACATCAGCTTGGTGGTGGTTTATGGTCTTATCTGCATGTACACTCTTTGTTGGATGCTCAGCCGCTCCCTCAAACGATACTCCTTTGAATCAATCCGCGAGGAAAGCAGCTATAGCGACATCCCTGACTTGAAGAACGATTTTGCCTTCATGCTGCACATGATAGATCAGTATGATCCTCTCTATTCCAAACgctttgctgtgtttctgtcagagGTGAGCGAGAACAAGCTGAGGCAGCTGAACCTGAACAATGAGTGGACGATGGAGAAGCTGAAGCAGCGCATCACCAAGACCTCCCAGGATAAGCAGGAGCTGCATCTGTTTATGCTCAGTGGAATCCCAGACACAGTATTTGATCTAGTTGAGCTGGAAGTGCTCAAGCTGGAGCTCATCCCGGACGTAACTATCCCACCAATCATCGCCCAGCTCTCCAACATGAGAGAGATGTGGCTCTATCATACACCAGCTAAAATTGAGGCACCAGCTCTTGCTTTCCTGAGAGAGAACCTGAAGTCTCTTCACATCAAGTTCACAGACATCAAGGAGATCCCACTGTGGATCTACAGCCTGAAGAACCTCAGTGAGCTTCACTTAACCGGGAACCTGAGTGCTGAGAACAATCGTTACATCGTCATTGATGGGCTTCGGGAGCTCAAAAGGCTCAAAGTGCTTCGTCTGAAAAGCAACCTGACCAAGCTGCCGCAGGTCGTGACGGATGTGGGCGTGCACCTCCAGAAGCTCTCCATCAACAACGAGGGCACCAAACTGATGGTGCTCAACAGCCTGAAGAAAATGGTCAACCTGACGGAGCTTGAGCTTGTTCGCTGCGACCTTGAACGCATTCCACACTCCATTTTTAGTTTGCACAACCTGCAGGAGATTGACCTGAAGGACAACAACCTGAAGACCATAGAGGAGATCATCAGCTTCCAGCACCTGCACCGGCTGGTGTGCCTGAAGCTATGGTACAACCAGATCGCCTACATCCCCATTCAGATCGGAACACTTACCAACTTGGAGAGGCTGTATCTGAACAGAAACAAGATAGAGAAGATCCCCAGCCAGCTCTTCTTCTGTCGCAAGCTGCGTTTCTTAGACCTGAGTCACAACAATCTGACCAACATCCATGCTGATGTAGGCTTCCTCCAGAACCTGCAGTACTTCGCTGTGACAGCAAACAGGGTGAGAGGCAAAAATTCCTTTAAATTTCCCATCCATGGTTTAACTTAAGTAAAAGCTTATTCATAATTCCTGTGTTTTTGGAGAGATAATTCCCTCTATCTTTGTATCATGTGTGAATAAGATTAGCTCAAAGGCCAGATAAGGTGTTTATGAAGGTCAACGCTTATAACTGTTGCTATCTCAGGAGAAAGGTTGGGCATTATGGCTTTAAAGATAACCACATGACTGAGGCTTTGGCAGTTTTGCAGTTGTGAATTATCAACATATACGATGCTTTATATTTCTGAGTTTTAAATTGTCCTTAGAAGTTTAGATTTGAAATCAGACAGAAGTCAAATTGAAAACATTGATATAATTTTGGTCTGTtttatgcctggttcacacgacacaacatttctgtctgttccaacagtcactaTGTCGCAATAgccgattgtggagtcataaaatcgtgccatgacttggccgacagacatgacacactataTGACGGTACACACCAATTATCCACGGTTGTCTTTCacaatgtgtgatgtcatcaggttattcttgtccgttttttattattgttgctattatttcagtcactgtgtctgttcacgtgccagccgaaatgttgttgtagtaaggTAAAAAGCTCCActagatggcaggagctacatttgaagtacaacatgtaaacatgcaagtcactgaatcctccacactAAGTTCCTGCaagtgtttcacaataaaagcctgtttagaaaatgaagggattcttttaacagatgttataaatgggcttttaatttgaaacagatacaggaagtgttgagtttgaaatgacgttGCAATGCATTAACTTAATCAAGGCAATCAGGaacagataaaaagtaaaaatagaagaataaaaaaaaaaaaaatagaatcaGGCTGGtatcatgtagtgtgaacctggcattagggatgcatgatatatATGGGCCGGTAAATTATCAGCAGGTAATGGGAAATTAATATTACGTATTATTCCAATAATGAAATCATGGTTGATAAATAGACTTTAATGCAAAACCAAATTACTTTCATTGAGTTAAAAGGGGAAGTTTCTACATAGTTGATACAGTAGGTGGTGGAACACCTTTAAAGTTAGAGTTTGAGCTGCCAATAAattcagagaagaagaacaagcgCAGCCCGCTGACTACAGAGCCAAACAACGGCTGGTGTGGACGTCTACCAGCAGGTGCAttccaagtctcttatttgaaTCATTCTTGTGCTCCATCTTGAAGACTGTCCCAAAGCTCTTATTTCTGCTCTGAGGAGCAAAAAGGGATCTCTGAGGAGCATGAGCGAAGACATACAAGAGCAGCCTTCCTGGAAGTGAGTTAAGCTGAAAGCCATGACAGGCCTATTTAACTCTGCCCCTACATCTGGCTCATTGGAACGGAATGGTGAAGAAACATTACAAACGTAAGTGCTCCttatgttaatttattttatgttttgatatgtaatgtaatgttaatgcTGCACGTGTTTACGCATATTTTATTCACAACTCGTTTAGTTATGTCATATCAGCACTCTCCTATCGTCTGTGTTGTACAGCATCTGTTATTTATCGGACCTTGGTTAGAAAATGTGTTACTTTCATGGGTTGGGTACTTTCACATGAGAAAGTGCTGGGTTTTATAAAGCATGGTATCAAATGTTGCCTTATAACCTCCAAGGTCCGATAAAAAGCAGATGCTGTAGGTATATACACGTTAGAAGGATATCATGTTAGGACAGTAAGAAAATTACTTGCATTCATGTGGCTGACACTTTTTTAGAGCCCATCATCAATTGTTAAGCATGTTATTTGACTGAAACAATGTGTGTCATGGCCTGTAGGGTGCCGTCATATTCTAGTGGTTTCAGTGTGTCTACATCTCACTAATAAATCCCATGTTTGATATCTTCCAGGAGCTCTAAAAATCCACTGATAAGAGCAGGGACAGACAATGGGAGGACACAACAGCCGTGGTTTTCTGTCATGCACAAGGCCAATGGGGACTCGTGTGTATTGGGAAACCATGAGCCTGTGGCCTCCAGTGGTCATGGCTCATCACCTCCTGGAGCTGGAGCCGCTACTTGTGGTCGGGAATGTGAGGAAGTGGATCCTACATGGCCTGGCACAAATAGCGGTGCCACCACAAAGGCATGATGTGGGAGCATTGTTAGTGTTCCTAAAGGAGGAGGCTAAGAAGGAGGACCAGCAACTCCAGGCGATGCAAGCCAACACTAAAAGATTTTTGGACCTTTTGgaaaaatttgttaaaaaaaacaaaaagtttatcattttgtatttatttatttattgttatgttGTTATGTCTGACAGGAGGAACATTCTGTTGTGTaaaacatgtaatttgttaTATTTATGTGACAGTGTATATTAAAATGCTGAGCAAACAAGTCTTCAGTCTGTGTTATTCAAATCCTTGGTCTAAACTAGTTTAGCCACACAGTTAACAAATGTCTCACAACTTTCTTTTCCAGGGTAATGTTCTAAGGACAGGAGTGTGGCACAACTCAGCTTCTTGTCTCATGAATAGCTTTTATTAATAGTATTTCAAAAATCGTTGCATTTTAACAGGTAAGGAGGTGAAGGGAACAAACTGGAATAATGACAACTTGTCTCCAGCACAGAAAACATCATATGTACTAAGGCATATGTTAGTATAATGAAAAGGACTCCtagttacttcctgtttcagtgATTTGTGTATAACCTGTTGACATGTCTGGTTTGACAGATTCTGTTGAAGCATTTAGTGCCAATTCTTAGGCAAAATGCGCTTTAAAACCGAAGTATGTTTGGGAAGTTTTTTGATGTACTTTACTAGAAAAAACAAAGGACATTTCAAGTGTCAAAACTGACACAAACCTACAAACAACTAAGCTTGGCTTTGGCTGAAGTGGATCATTTCATTCTTAATAAAATGCTGTTAATTTGCTTCACAATGCAGGAATTTCATTCTGTTCACTGTGAAAAGTTCTCCTGAAAACACTGCTTTCCACTCAGGATCATGTGTTTTCAATAAAGGCTACTATTACTGCTGTTTTATTGCGTTTACTTGTGTGGTTGCGCTCTGAAAATAGGTTCCAGCAGGTTTGTGTGCAGCCAAAAATAGTTCCATTAAACAGGACCCCTCTGGTGTCTCTTGTGTTTTTAAGGCCTCTCTTATCTAACTCCTCTTCACACTGTTCGCACATTATCAATTCAAATTAGTTGCATAATTATGAATATTGTGACCATGTAGGTGTTTAAAGAGGATGTGATTTCTTTAGACAATCAATGAATACAGATtgaaatttatttttagataaacaaaaattacatatagTTTTGCTGAATGTTGGTTTTAACTTATTCATTGACAtctttgaagccatttttcCCCATTATCCTAAATTTGTTAATGAGACTTTTTAACCTTAAATCTAACAACAAAGCCCGATTGCCCTCTGATCTTATTTTGACTAGAACTGAACCTTTTCTAGTCACTACAGTGGAAACAGCTGCCTCATTTTCTTAACGCCCTTTGCTCACATTGCAGATTGTGGCTTCACCTGCCAATGCATATTGATTGAAAAATTTGACAACTCAGGCTTTCTGTTCACTGTTTAACTTACACCCCTTATTATTCTTTTCCTTATCCTCTCCACTTCAGATTGAGACTTTGCCCCCAGAACTGTTCAAGTGCAAGAAGCTGCGTACTCTGAATCTGGGAAACAACTGCCTGCAGACGCTGCCATCACGCTTCGGGGAACTCACCGGATTGACCCAGCTGGAGCTGAGAGGGAACCGTCTCGAGTGTCTCCCGGTGGAGCTCGGTGAGTGTCGGCTGTTGAAGAGGAGTAGTCTGGTAGTGGAGGAGGACCTGTTCAACACGCTGCCGCCAGAAGTCAAAGAGCAGCTCTGGAGGGCCGATAAGGAGCAAGCTTGAACTAAACCCCAGTAGAAAGCTGCAGAGGAGAGAAGTTTGATTTAAGAAATAATAGAGTGG
The sequence above is drawn from the Epinephelus fuscoguttatus linkage group LG18, E.fuscoguttatus.final_Chr_v1 genome and encodes:
- the lrrc8aa gene encoding LOW QUALITY PROTEIN: leucine rich repeat containing 8 VRAC subunit Aa (The sequence of the model RefSeq protein was modified relative to this genomic sequence to represent the inferred CDS: inserted 2 bases in 1 codon), whose translation is MIPITELRYFADTQPAYRILKPWWDVFTDYISIVMLMIAVFGGTLQVTQDKMICLPCKWVVNKSCETMPAPNVSSAYALEPKGIQYDLDRHQYNYVDAVCYENKLHWFAKYFPYLVLLHTLIFLACSNFWFKFPRTSSKLEHFVSILLKCFDSPWTTRALSETVVEEXDPKPLGKMNGSMDKKASCVSEDVEASVPMLQRTKSRIEQGIVDRSETGVLDKKEGEQAKALFEKVKKFRIHVEEGDIVYRLYIRQTIIKVIKFVLIISYTAYYVRYIRFSVVCTVNIQKLTGYSTFYCAHPLATLFKILACFYISLVVVYGLICMYTLCWMLSRSLKRYSFESIREESSYSDIPDLKNDFAFMLHMIDQYDPLYSKRFAVFLSEVSENKLRQLNLNNEWTMEKLKQRITKTSQDKQELHLFMLSGIPDTVFDLVELEVLKLELIPDVTIPPIIAQLSNMREMWLYHTPAKIEAPALAFLRENLKSLHIKFTDIKEIPLWIYSLKNLSELHLTGNLSAENNRYIVIDGLRELKRLKVLRLKSNLTKLPQVVTDVGVHLQKLSINNEGTKLMVLNSLKKMVNLTELELVRCDLERIPHSIFSLHNLQEIDLKDNNLKTIEEIISFQHLHRLVCLKLWYNQIAYIPIQIGTLTNLERLYLNRNKIEKIPSQLFFCRKLRFLDLSHNNLTNIHADVGFLQNLQYFAVTANRIETLPPELFKCKKLRTLNLGNNCLQTLPSRFGELTGLTQLELRGNRLECLPVELGECRLLKRSSLVVEEDLFNTLPPEVKEQLWRADKEQA